In Erythrolamprus reginae isolate rEryReg1 chromosome 10, rEryReg1.hap1, whole genome shotgun sequence, one DNA window encodes the following:
- the LRRC75B gene encoding leucine-rich repeat-containing protein 75B, whose translation MGSSPAARRGHVPGTTERRPAGQRGASAGCIAPPEPRGLPGATVAVAMGSRLSRPGATGVAGGSLGSVRGRSRPEEEEEPPRRLGPDCRLASLLLRPGKLPAGRRAGAAAPYVRRVRWLREIQAALRQRQHDRALQLLRLLRKDLGLEGTFLNDVLYKKATFLNLVDPISHDLLMSLARDLQCPKKEYDPWKSSDRICRQLIYHLSPHSKRHRYGLPHRKPHGSLKSRLQKRLSPEALHLSGVPLSTRDLRHLARYLQEGGGECLLSIDLSFTGLKDEGLCFLMPSLRSLPSLIHLSLNGNHLTRATAKDLTEAMKDTAIFPALAWIDLGNNEDVSSMPQPLLVGLRKRLSRQTTLPTIYEALDGTPEAPSGPRTGLLLQEGVPPLASHCFHQQACER comes from the exons ATGGGCTCCTCCCCGGCCGCGCGCCGCGGGCACGTGCCCGGCACCACCGAGCGGCGTCCGGCGGGCCAGAGGGGGGCCTCCGCTGGCTGCATTGCGCCGCCCGAGCCCCGCGGTCTTCCCGGCGCGACGGTCGCGGTGGCGATGGGCTCCCGGCTGAGCCGGCCGGGGGCGACGGGCGTGGCCGGCGGCTCCCTGGGCTCCGTCCGCGGCAGGAGccgcccggaggaggaggaggagccgccgCGCCGCCTCGGCCCGGACTGCCGGCtggcctcgctgctgctgcgcccgggAAAGCTGCCGGCGGGGCGGCGGGCTGGGGCGGCGGCGCCCTACGTGCGGCGGGTGCGCTGGCTGCGCGAAATCCAGGCCGCCCTCCGCCAGCGCCAGCACGACCGGGCCCTGCAGCTCCTGCGGCTTCTGCGCAAG gaccTTGGCCTGGAGGGCACCTTCCTCAACGACGTACTCTACAAGAAGGCCACCTTCCTCAACCTGGTGGACCCCATCTCCCACGACCTCCTCATGAGCCTGGCCAGAGACCTCCAGTGCCCCAAAAAG GAATACGACCCGTGGAAATCCTCCGACCGGATCTGCCGGCAGCTGATCTACCACTTGAGTCCCCATTCCAAACGGCATCGCTATGGGCTGCCCCACCGCAAACCCCACGGCAG cCTGAAGAGCCGCCTGCAGAAGAGGCTCAGCCCGGAAGCCCTCCACCTCTCAGGGGTCCCCCTCTCCACGCGGGACCTCCGGCACCTGGCCCGCTACCTGCAGGAGGGTGGCGGAGAATGCCTCCTCTCCATCGACCTGAGCTTCACCGGCCTGAAGGACGAGGGTCTGTGCTTCCTGATGCCTTCCCTACGCTCCCTGCCCAGCCTCATCCACCTCTCGCTCAACGGGAATCACCTGACCCGGGCCACCGCCAAGGACCTCACCGAGGCCATGAAGGACACGGCCATCTTCCCCGCCTTGGCCTGGATCGACCTGGGCAACAACGAGGACGTCTCCTCCATGCCGCAGCCTCTGCTGGTGGGCCTACGGAAGCGGCTCAGCCGGCAGACCACTCTGCCCACCATCTACGAAGCCCTGGACGGCACCCCTGAGGCCCCCAGCGGGCCCCGAACCGGCCTGTTGCTGCAAGAGGGGGTCCCACCACTGGCCAGCCACTGCTTCCACCAGCAGGCCTGTGAAAGGTGA